From the genome of Carassius gibelio isolate Cgi1373 ecotype wild population from Czech Republic chromosome A16, carGib1.2-hapl.c, whole genome shotgun sequence, one region includes:
- the LOC128030360 gene encoding ubiquilin-4 yields the protein MAENSGTDPAVETNTEENAAASATIIKVTVKTPKDKEEIAIAEDSSVAQFKEEISKRFKAKQDQLVLIFAGKILKDGDTLGQHGIKDGLTVHLVIKTAQKSSTGSSQTSASSGPGPSQGNTPGTADPSPAGNLGTPRDTGPSPTPTQPPNILAGFGDLSGLSNLGMGSANFMELQQQMQRQLMSNPEMLSQIMENPLVQSMMSNPDLMRQMIVANPQMQQLMERNPEISHMLNNPELMRQTMELARNPAMMQEMMRNQDRALSNLESIPGGYNALRRMYTDIQEPMFSAAREQFGNNPFSALGGNTDNSGVQPSRTENREPLPNPWGPPDATAAPTTTSGTATTTSSTTSSTTPSVSNPLGISSSSLGNGMFNSPGMQSLMQQISENPQLMQNMLSAPYMRTMMQSLAQNPDIASQVFMNNPLFAGNPQLQDQMRQQLPVFLQQMQNPEALSVMTNPRAMRALMQIQEGLQTLQTEAPGLMPSLIPGGMAAGIPGAPAAGIPGAPLPTGVNVTPENPPPSGQGTSPAPAPAPTPTGTNTAQQQLMQQMLQMFAGGNALTQTPEVRFQQQLEQLSAMGFINREANLQALIATGGDINAAIERLLGSQPS from the exons ATGGCGGAGAATAGCGGCACGGACCCTGCCGTGGAGACTAACACTGAGGAGAATGCCGCCGCTAGCGCGACTATCATTAAAGTCACCGTCAAAACACCGAAGGATAAAGAAGAAATAGCCATCGCTGAGGACTCATCTGTCGCACAG TTTAAAGAGGAAATCTCCAAAAGATTTAAGGCAAAGCAGGACCAGTTGGTTCTGATTTTCGCCGGTAAGATCCTGAAGGATGGAGACACGCTCGGCCAGCATGGCATTAAAGACGGACTCACGGTGCACCTGGTCATCAAAACCGCACAAAA GAGTTCAACTGGTAGTTCGCAGACCTCAGCCTCTTCTGGCCCTGGACCATCTCAGGGCAACACGCCTGGAACCGCTGACCCCAGCCCGGCCGGCAACCTGGGCACTCCACGGGACACTGGGCCATCCCCAACCCCGACACAGCCACCAAATATACTAG CTGGGTTTGGTGACCTCTCAGGCCTGTCTAACCTTGGGATGGGATCTGCCAACTTCATGGAGCTTCAGCAGCAGATGCAGCGACAGCTCATGTCCAACCCTGAGATGCTGTCTCAGATCATGGAGAACCCGCTTGTGCAGAGCATGATGTCCAACCCTGACCTGATGAGGCAGATGATAGTGGCAAATCCACAGATGCAGCAACTAATGGAGCGCAACCCAGAGATTTCACACATGCTTAACAACCCCGAGCTCATGAGACAG aCAATGGAGTTGGCACGAAACCCAGCCATGATGCAAGAGATGATGCGTAACCAGGACCGCGCGCTTAGCAACCTCGAGAGTATTCCCGGGGGTTACAATGCTCTTCGGAGGATGTACACAGACATTCAAGAGCCCATGTTTAGTGCTGCACGTGAACAG TTTGGAAATAACCCCTTCTCGGCATTGGGTGGAAATACTGATAACTCTGGAGTACAGCCCTCCAGGACAGAAAACCGAGAGCCCCTGCCAAATCCCTGGGGTCCCCCTGACGCTACTGCCGCCCCCACCACCACATCTGGGACCGCTACCACCACCAGCTCCACCACAAGCTCAACCACACCCAGTGTGTCCAACCCTCTGGGCATCAGCTCCTCTAGCCTTGGAAACG GTATGTTCAACAGTCCTGGCATGCAGAGCCTAATGCAACAGATCTCTGAGAACCCTCAGCTAATGCAGAACATGCTCTCTGCTCCTTATATGCGCACCATGATGCAGTCACTGGCCCAGAATCCTGATATTGCCTCACAG GTATTTATGAACAACCCTCTCTTTGCCGGAAATCCACAGCTACAGGATCAAATGAGACAGCAGTTACCTGTATTTCTACAGCAG ATGCAGAACCCAGAAGCCCTTTCTGTAATGACAAATCCTCGAGCCATGCGAGCCCTAATGCAGATCCAGGAGGGACTGCAAACCCTTCAAACCGAAGCCCCTGGTCTCATGCCCAG TCTGATTCCTGGTGGGATGGCTGCTGGTATCCCTGGTGCCCCGGCTGCTGGTATCCCTGGTGCCCCACTGCCCACAGGGGTGAATGTGACTCCTGAGAACCCTCCACCCTCAGGCCAGGGCACCTCCCCAGCCCCGGCCCCGGCCCCCACCCCCACTGGAACAAACACTGCCCAGCAGCAGCTCATGCAACAGATGCTACAGATGTTTGCCGGAGGGAATGCATTG ACTCAGACTCCGGAAGTGCGTTTCCAGCAACAGCTGGAGCAGCTGAGTGCCATGGGCTTCATCAACAGGGAAGCCAACCTTCAGGCCCTCATCGCCACCGGGGGCGACATCAACGCTGCCATTGAAAGACTGCTCGGCTCCCAGCCTTCCTAA